The following nucleotide sequence is from Cicer arietinum cultivar CDC Frontier isolate Library 1 chromosome 2, Cicar.CDCFrontier_v2.0, whole genome shotgun sequence.
ATAAACGAGGTTCTTTTTCTTGTTTGAATTAATGATTAATGAATTAATGAAAGAGTGAATGAGTATGAgtgtttgtttttgttgataattataatgataaatagttattgatttttttatggaaaaaaacAATCATGGAATGTTAATGGTCCCAAGAATCTTGAAGACTCTGTGAACTTACATGCTCCTGTTtgtgtcctttttttttttaattattaaaataaaaaaaataaaaatattgaatgagGAAGTTTTTAATGTAATTACTGTACTTAAATTTTAGCATTGATAAGATGCTTTACTATAACTGTTCAATTGTTTAGTGAACATTCTAACTATGGtctcactttattttattattttttaatgttcatGTGTTGTTCAAAGgttttgttgtaattttatgatttaatatttagCATAGGTTGAAGCTGATCAAGTGATTTTTCCAAGTCATATGTGAATAGGAGCTCTGTTATTCTGAGTATAGATATGTAAATAAATAGTTCTTGGATTATTAACAATCTTACAGTTTGTGAAATTTAAAACATTGAGCTTGTGACATTTACTTAAAATATTGAACATtttgagaaaaagaaaagttCAAAATTGCATTCAGGTTGGTGAATGTATTATTTGAAAGAAGTATGgtatttatttaatatgaaatgAATTGCATAAATAGGTTATCAgagaaggaaaaataaaaatcatgaggaaagaaaaaaaagtcaaaaagaATTAGTTGAATTATGGTAATTAAATGATTTCTGATTGCTGTTCACATTGGTTTTAATTTGTGCACACTTAGTTATgaacttatttaaatttatgataatttatgaTAATCCTGTTTTTTCAGTTACGAGTTTATGACACATCAGGAACATAAATGGAATTTTCTCTAACTGATATTTGTTGATTATTTCTTTTGGCATCAGAATGAATAGTTTCTGATAAAGCGAAGATGACGGCCAAGGATTCTCATTTAGGTAGGAATACTTGGAGGGAAATACCAAGCTATAATCCACCACAAGTCTCAAGCATTCGGCGAAAGAGAGGCTTCAATGAATTGAGCAATCAGTATGTAACAAATCATGCAGGGCTCTCTGCAAACTGGCGTTCTCATCTTGACATGACAAACTGCCGTAAATTGatccaaaaaaaaatgtaagtgATTTAATTTCACATAAATGTGGTTGCACTTACTTCAACTTAAGATTTCAATTGAGTTGAGACTATACTTTGatcggaaaaaaaaatagttgagaGTATACtaactataaattttatttcagtTATGAGTTCATCAATCCTGTAACTCAGAATGAGCAACTTACACCTATTCTGGAATTATTGCTACTTTCTAAGGCTGCTTCAAAGGTTTGTTTATTGATACGTGTCTTGAAAATAcaagtatatttttttctaatagCATTAGCCTATAAGAGGATCAAATGAAAATTGTACATGTATACTGTTAATTGAGCACAAttgtttttctaaatattttgcAGGAGGAATATATGAACCTGGCGACACTGAATCAACGTGTGCTAGATCAAGTGGAGTCTGCACTCTCTTACTCCACTGATAGCGTACCAGAAGGGAGACTATCTTACCCTTCTTCTGTTCAGCAGCTGCCTTGTTTGCCTGATCATGGTTCATCAATCCACACACTTGCTGATATGGATGTGCTTCGTAACAACCCTGTTTCGGGTGGTAGAAGCAATCTTGAGGCTAACTCCCAatcaattaacaaatattttcctCAGCAATGTGCAAATAATTGTATGTTAAAATAAGATTGTGGTTTCTTCCCAAGTTTCAATACTTATTTCTCCAATATCGATTTGGTCTTTGTAGCTATATTATTGACTGTGTTCCTATGCTAATTTTGCAGTGGAGATGAATCTGGCAAATACTAGAGATTGGTCGGGGACTATCCAGAATAACGAGACCATGAATTTTCCTACTACAATGGGAAAATCCCTTGAAACTGAagattcaaatttaatattcCCTCCTCAACCTGCCTCAGTGAATATTTCGGAATTTTCCTATCATTTAACTGACTTGAGACCTTGCATAGACCAGGAAGAGACATGGCAGCATCAACCACAGATGGTAGATTTTCAGAATAATTCCATTGTAAAACATGATGTTATTAACGTCCCTTTTGGTTATACCAAATCTATACTACAACCTACCAAAAGAAAGAAAGTGATAGATTCagattttaatttatctttgaTTGACAAATCAAGTTTTGATCAATGGAATTGGGAGACGGTTCAATATTATTCTTCTCAAACAATTTCGGAATTGCAGAAACAGTCAGAAAAAGGTTTTCCCCTCTCTTCTATCGCTTATGAGAGCAATGTGGGACAATTTACAAATCCAATGCTCGATTCTACAGGAAATAGAGGGATAAACAACAATGTGATTGTTGATACATTTGGACAAATTTTCAAGACTGAAACATTTTCCTCTAAAGACTTAGAAGCTGATCAGATCATGGAGGAGCCAGGCCTTGAAAGCCATGATGTGATGAACAGAAACATCTTAAAGGAATATGATACTTTGAATTCCAAGATGCATACTCTCAACATGGATCCTATTCCTACTGAAGGAGATCATATACAAGGCAGAACGGTATTCGGCCATGGTATTAGAATGAATTCCAGTATGCATACTCTCACCGAGGTTGCTATTCCTACTGATGTAGAAGATATACAAGGCACAACTGAATTGGAGACAAATGCTGAAAAGAAAGTCGATGAGCCAACAGCTGATCCAGAGATGCAAACAAAGTCCTCAAATACAACAGTTAGTGAGAACAAGAAAAATGTGGTTGTTGATACATTTGGACAGACTTTCGAGAATGAAATGGTTCCCTCAAAAGGCTTAGAAGCTCGTCAAATATCAGATGATGAGCCAGACTCCATAAGCTATGGTGTGATAGAGAGGAGAAACTCAATGCAAATTGACATTAGATCGATCTCCACTATTGATAGACAGGACATACAAGGAAGAACTGGATCCAACCAGGAGGGGATAAATACTGAAAAGGAACTCGGTGAGCCAAAAGCTGATCAAGGGAAGCAAACCAAGTCCTCAAATACAACTGTTAATGAGATAAATAACGAGGTGGTTTTTTCATTTGGAAAGACTTTCAAGACAGCAATATTTCCCTCTAAAGGCTTAGAAGTTGGTCATGTATCGGAGGATCCAGATCTCAAAGGCTTAGATGCTGGTCACGTATCAGTGGATCCAGATCTCAAAAGCCATGGTATGACAGACAGAAGCAAGTCAATGAAAATCGACAATAGATCGAATTCCAATTTGCATGCTCTCATCAGCAAGGTTCCTTTCCCTGATGACGTGAAGGACATTCAAGACAGAGCTGAATTCAACCAGGTGGCGGCAAACGCTAAAAACGAAGTCAGTGTGCCAAAAGCTGATCAAGAGAAGCCAACAAAGTCATCAAACACAATTGTTAATGCTGTTTCCTTGACTGACTTTTTCACAAGTGATCAAATAGCAGAACATATTAGTAGCCTAAGAAAGAAATTTGTTCGGGTTAGTACACTTCCTTCTAATGTTTTCCGTTACCTTGATTGATCTATTTGGGTACTACTGTTATGAGTTATGTCATGAACCAACTATCTCAAAAGGTTGAGCTATTTGTCGTGGACCAACTGATCTAAATCTTGGATGTTATGTATGCATATGTGTTAGGTTTTTTTGAAAGAAGTTAGTAGCAAAAAAGGGCTTTATTTAGCAAGAATGGATATGCTCTTCAAGGGCGAAAACACCCTTCAACCGGAATGCCAGTTGAtgaaaaattctaagtttggaaAAAGATCCTTTCTAAGGGAAATATTACCTTTATTATAGGCTCTCTGTGGGATAAGGATCAAACAGCCCTAACCTAGGAAAATAGAAACAGAAAGTACTAAGATACCTGAaacagaaaattaaaataactagaAAGACCTACAAAAGCTCCTACCtcctaactaactaattaccccattaattaatttataacttcGAGAACTAATTAAACTAATCTAAGTCCTATCTAAGTACTAACAATATGTTTAAATGATACTTTGCATGTTTGTGCATGCGCAGCTGACAGATTCTGTTTACATTTGTCAGTTTctgcaatttttattaaaattattttagttagtGATTTTTTTCCATTTCATGTAACTTTTAAGATTACATTTACATAATACTAATGATAATGTGATGCAAATATATATGCATGCCAAATGGATTGCACCAATTCTAGTATCACTAGATGTGTTTACAGCTCTAAGAAGGAAATTTCAATGCACTTTaaattttcttctaaatttttctAAGCCGTATAGAAGTTAACACTTCTTCTAACACAGGTTGCAAATGAGGAGGAAACAGGAATTGATGCTAACACATGTCAGTTGTGTTTAATGCAAAAGCTTTACTTTACACCAGtaccaattttttgtttaagttGTGGCATCCGCATCAAGAGAAGTACACCATATTTCTGTAGCAAAGAAGAAGAATTTGATGCACAGCGTTGCTTTTGCTCAGTATGCTATAAGGCTTCTAAAGATGGTTACATCAAATTTAATGGGGCATCTGTTTCTAAGGCAAATCTAGAAAAAAGGAATAATGGTGACGTACTTGAAGAACCGGTAAGTTTTAATATGCCTTACTAAATAACTCAGCTTGATATATAGAGAACTATAAACTAACTCTTTATGACTGTTGCTTCTTCTAGTGGGTTGAATGCAATAAATGCAAAAGATGGCAGCATCAAATATGTGCACTatataacaacaaaaaagatTTGGACTGCACTGCTGAGTATACATGTCCTTTTTGCCAcgtaaaagaaattgaaaatggaaTGCATGTTCCCTTACCAAAGACTGCTATTTTTGGTGCTAAGGAATTGCCGAGAACCATGCTTAGTGACCACTTAGAGAAAAGACTTATTGAGCGCCTCATGCAAGAGAGAGCAGACTGGGAAAAAGTTCAAGGGAATAAGAATCTTGATGAGGTAATACTGAGAAATCAGCATGTTTGCACATAAACTTCAAATATTAGAACATTTTCTTATTCTTATGCAACCAAGTAAATTGAAAACAGTAGTAAATTAGTATTCtgtcattttattaatatatttggtcTTTTACAATCAAATATATACCGATTTGAAAATTCTGGATTATTTTCTGATTTGCTATAGATTTCTGCAAAATTATAGGTTATAGCAGCAAAAAGTCTTTATGTTAGAGAAGTGTTTTCTGTTGACAAACAATTGAAAGTCAATAAGGAGTTTCTGGACATCATTCCCGAGGAGAATTACCCTGCGGAGTTCTCTTACAGATCAAGAGTAAGTTCAGTGGTTcattgatgaaaaaataaaaatacctcCCAATGCTTCTTTAGAACTAATTTCTCTTTATGTCTACTCCATTATGTCTGTATTATTCAGAGAAGTAACAGAAGTTCCTTTGGTTTCAGGTTATTCTTCTGTTTCAGAAGATTGAAGGAGCAGATGTATGCATTTTTGGAATGTACACCAAGGAGTTTGGCTCCCAATGCGGCGGTCCAAATCAGCGTTGCATTTATATTACATATCTTGATTCTGTCAAATATTTTAGGCCTGAAAGAGCGACTATGAGTGGAGAAGCACTTCGTACCTTCGTTTACCATGAGATATtggtatttttcttttaaactcTATTGCTAAGccaatcaaattaataaattgaaCACTTAATCTTTCCATTCTTTCTATTTatgtttatctttattttttctttcatcaGATTGGATACCTTGATTTTTGTAAGAAACGGGGTTTCTTAAATTGCTACATATGGGCCTGTCCTCCTTCAAAAGGGGATGATTATATACTAAATTGCAAACCTGGAGACCAAAAAACTCCGAAGAATGATAAGCTACGCCGCTGGTCAGTCTTTCTTTCTCCTTAAGTGTGTGTGAGTTGATTTTTCACGAGCTAGTGTGTGCACTGCATTGAGAATTTGATAGGACTATACTCTGTCGTTTATCTTTTTTGCTTTGGAAAACTTACTCTGCCATGActaatgaatatttatatatattttttgtttatgcaGGTATTATTCATTGCTTAAAAAGGCTACTGaagaaaatattgttgttggtTTAACCAACATATATGATCATTTCTTTGATGCTACTGAAAAATGGGACTTCAAGTTGACAGCTTCTCGTTTGCCATACTTTGATGGAGACTACTGGTGTTATCATGCTATGGAGATAGCcaagaaaattgaaaaagagtGTGGAGGAGAGTATGAAACGATGTTGAAGAAGATAGTGCCAAATAGATCTTTAAAGGCCTTGGGACGTGATGTCAATCCTTCCAAAGACGCTGCCAAAGACATTCTGGTG
It contains:
- the LOC101502101 gene encoding histone acetyltransferase HAC12-like codes for the protein MTAKDSHLGRNTWREIPSYNPPQVSSIRRKRGFNELSNQYVTNHAGLSANWRSHLDMTNCRKLIQKKIYEFINPVTQNEQLTPILELLLLSKAASKEEYMNLATLNQRVLDQVESALSYSTDSVPEGRLSYPSSVQQLPCLPDHGSSIHTLADMDVLRNNPVSGGRSNLEANSQSINKYFPQQCANNLEMNLANTRDWSGTIQNNETMNFPTTMGKSLETEDSNLIFPPQPASVNISEFSYHLTDLRPCIDQEETWQHQPQMVDFQNNSIVKHDVINVPFGYTKSILQPTKRKKVIDSDFNLSLIDKSSFDQWNWETVQYYSSQTISELQKQSEKGFPLSSIAYESNVGQFTNPMLDSTGNRGINNNVIVDTFGQIFKTETFSSKDLEADQIMEEPGLESHDVMNRNILKEYDTLNSKMHTLNMDPIPTEGDHIQGRTVFGHGIRMNSSMHTLTEVAIPTDVEDIQGTTELETNAEKKVDEPTADPEMQTKSSNTTVSENKKNVVVDTFGQTFENEMVPSKGLEARQISDDEPDSISYGVIERRNSMQIDIRSISTIDRQDIQGRTGSNQEGINTEKELGEPKADQGKQTKSSNTTVNEINNEVVFSFGKTFKTAIFPSKGLEVGHVSEDPDLKGLDAGHVSVDPDLKSHGMTDRSKSMKIDNRSNSNLHALISKVPFPDDVKDIQDRAEFNQVAANAKNEVSVPKADQEKPTKSSNTIVNAVSLTDFFTSDQIAEHISSLRKKFVRVANEEETGIDANTCQLCLMQKLYFTPVPIFCLSCGIRIKRSTPYFCSKEEEFDAQRCFCSVCYKASKDGYIKFNGASVSKANLEKRNNGDVLEEPWVECNKCKRWQHQICALYNNKKDLDCTAEYTCPFCHVKEIENGMHVPLPKTAIFGAKELPRTMLSDHLEKRLIERLMQERADWEKVQGNKNLDEVIAAKSLYVREVFSVDKQLKVNKEFLDIIPEENYPAEFSYRSRVILLFQKIEGADVCIFGMYTKEFGSQCGGPNQRCIYITYLDSVKYFRPERATMSGEALRTFVYHEILIGYLDFCKKRGFLNCYIWACPPSKGDDYILNCKPGDQKTPKNDKLRRWYYSLLKKATEENIVVGLTNIYDHFFDATEKWDFKLTASRLPYFDGDYWCYHAMEIAKKIEKECGGEYETMLKKIVPNRSLKALGRDVNPSKDAAKDILVMQKLGQKIMLARDDFMIVHLQHSCIHCHEVIVSGKRWFCTECKKFQECERCHSSDVHTSKNGKVHTLCQVVEDFPFNNNQNDTIIENGLFENRNNFLSFCQKNQFQFDTLRRAKYSSMMIIYYLNNPPTLLSSGTCSICYAYNVFQKCWKCEICPECTVCSACYKDRGANSHEHKLIQKVSTELSHSENQESKQETVLMPKLMEVLQHASQCSAINAKLCSYSHCFQIKKLFSHGSRCTIRANGGCHQCKRIWSILIAHSKNCKDSKCNIPRCRDLKKNVKLKAMQSKSRHGAAVCGK